The Pieris brassicae chromosome 6, ilPieBrab1.1, whole genome shotgun sequence genome window below encodes:
- the LOC123710977 gene encoding serine protease inhibitor dipetalogastin-like isoform X3 — protein sequence MEKAFVTLLCISLTSGLWQESVRSRVLSEINSIRAGHMLREGNETSQEVKRHCVCSKIYDPVCASNNKSYYNICHMECENEPNTVFVVHQGNCIPF from the exons ATGGAAAAGGCCTTCG ttacCCTACTCTGCATATCACTGACATCAGGACTATGGCAGGAATCGGTACGAAGCCGTGTACTAAGTGAAATCAACAGTATTAGAGCTGGTCACATGCTTAGGGAGGG GAATGAAACATCGCAAGAAGTTAAACGGCATTGTGTTTGTTCAAAAATATACGACCCAGTATGTGCATCAAATAACAAGTCGTACTATAACATATGTCATATGGAGTGTGAGAACGAGCCTAATACTGTATTTGTCGTACACCAAGGGAACTGCATACCATTCTAA
- the LOC123710977 gene encoding uncharacterized protein LOC123710977 isoform X4 yields the protein MEKAFAKFFFLSMVAAAFFLSPMISGAKKQKEEATASTRSLKKILPSLNSTMNCTECPNVYFPVCTTTNITFINICQMNCVQEGHQMARRGICIEF from the exons ATGGAAAAGGCCTTCG caaAATTCTTCTTTCTATCAATGGTGGCGGCGGCCTTTTTCCTATCCCCCATGATAAGTGGGGCGAAAAAACAGAAAGAAGAGGCAACTGCCAGTACCAGGTCATTGAAGAAAATTCTGCCGTCTCTAAACTCGACCATGAATTGTACAGAGTGTCCTAACGTCTACTTTCCCGTTTGTACAACGACGAATATAACTTTCATTAATATATGTCAAATGAACTGCGTTCAAGAAGGGCATCAAATGGCTCGTCGCGGTATTTGTATCGAATTTTGA
- the LOC123710977 gene encoding serine protease inhibitor dipetalogastin-like isoform X1 encodes MCGCGYVISIFTLLCISLTSGLWQESVRSRVLSEINSIRAGHMLREGNETSQEVKRHCVCSKIYDPVCASNNKSYYNICHMECENEPNTVFVVHQGNCIPF; translated from the exons ATGTGTGGCTGTGGCTATGTGATAAGTATAT ttacCCTACTCTGCATATCACTGACATCAGGACTATGGCAGGAATCGGTACGAAGCCGTGTACTAAGTGAAATCAACAGTATTAGAGCTGGTCACATGCTTAGGGAGGG GAATGAAACATCGCAAGAAGTTAAACGGCATTGTGTTTGTTCAAAAATATACGACCCAGTATGTGCATCAAATAACAAGTCGTACTATAACATATGTCATATGGAGTGTGAGAACGAGCCTAATACTGTATTTGTCGTACACCAAGGGAACTGCATACCATTCTAA
- the LOC123710977 gene encoding serine protease inhibitor dipetalogastin-like isoform X2, translated as MEGIIILVTLLCISLTSGLWQESVRSRVLSEINSIRAGHMLREGNETSQEVKRHCVCSKIYDPVCASNNKSYYNICHMECENEPNTVFVVHQGNCIPF; from the exons ATGGAAGGAATCATAATATTAG ttacCCTACTCTGCATATCACTGACATCAGGACTATGGCAGGAATCGGTACGAAGCCGTGTACTAAGTGAAATCAACAGTATTAGAGCTGGTCACATGCTTAGGGAGGG GAATGAAACATCGCAAGAAGTTAAACGGCATTGTGTTTGTTCAAAAATATACGACCCAGTATGTGCATCAAATAACAAGTCGTACTATAACATATGTCATATGGAGTGTGAGAACGAGCCTAATACTGTATTTGTCGTACACCAAGGGAACTGCATACCATTCTAA